The following coding sequences are from one Natrarchaeobaculum sulfurireducens window:
- a CDS encoding DUF7285 family protein: protein MLRWSQYRAQTEPLAAIFAVSIFAIALSLYVVAAQPIFPGFSDDSTADRTIDRVWDDIEQHGVFHAYDGADDIDALVDGESVPAGSAVYVVVTAVDGGKEQPVAEAAFPSGYPDDIDPSEPTQIEQYVEDEGVPSGASISTRSIPVAVESQAEIRSGTLEVSVW, encoded by the coding sequence ATGTTACGTTGGTCACAGTATAGAGCACAGACCGAACCGCTGGCGGCGATCTTTGCGGTGTCGATCTTCGCCATCGCTCTCAGCCTCTACGTCGTTGCAGCCCAGCCGATCTTTCCAGGGTTTAGTGATGATTCGACAGCTGATCGAACGATCGATCGGGTATGGGACGATATCGAACAGCATGGCGTCTTTCACGCCTACGACGGTGCCGACGATATTGATGCCCTCGTCGACGGCGAGTCGGTCCCGGCTGGATCGGCGGTGTACGTAGTCGTGACCGCGGTCGATGGGGGGAAAGAGCAACCGGTCGCCGAAGCCGCCTTTCCGTCGGGGTATCCTGACGATATCGATCCCTCCGAGCCTACCCAGATCGAGCAGTACGTCGAGGACGAAGGCGTTCCCAGCGGCGCAAGTATTTCGACACGGTCGATTCCGGTCGCGGTCGAGAGCCAGGCCGAAATCCGCTCCGGAACACTCGAGGTGAGCGTATGGTAG
- a CDS encoding DUF7284 family protein: MVVPDRAISTVMDVSLALLIISATVLLIGTYVHTETESIDSERGDHALQSLSGSTVTITYDISEPNEAGERATDSEHYEPLDDLDPDDVGELYEITTYGSAMDVLAEAAQTNLVINDTEVWAYGHSVEQSVDGAIQDRLVGSDGRTFTVATWEPYDGAAITGTATAGNTPPHTEDVSSASIEVSANPDSLEAEHLATKFEVGETASPGDSIEDGFDAIGREIAETIIEGYFPPTQTQYTLESSLTETAVTLYNYRQLADVVGVDIDDSIRGPDANAAQANQVLLEGETADETGLEDFVADDLRDSPAGEEIRKAYDDLDESPSDDETEAFEAVFDETIATDTVDVTVQTWD; this comes from the coding sequence ATGGTAGTGCCCGACCGTGCGATCTCGACGGTGATGGACGTCTCTCTGGCACTGTTGATTATCAGTGCTACCGTGTTGCTCATCGGAACGTACGTCCACACCGAAACGGAGTCGATCGACAGCGAACGCGGAGACCACGCGTTGCAGTCGCTTTCAGGCTCAACGGTAACGATCACGTACGACATCAGCGAACCGAACGAAGCGGGAGAGCGGGCCACTGACAGCGAGCACTACGAACCGCTCGACGATCTCGATCCCGACGACGTCGGAGAACTGTACGAGATCACGACCTACGGTTCGGCGATGGACGTCCTCGCCGAAGCCGCCCAGACGAATCTCGTCATCAACGACACCGAGGTATGGGCCTACGGACACTCCGTCGAACAGTCGGTTGATGGGGCGATACAGGATCGACTAGTCGGCAGCGATGGACGGACGTTTACTGTCGCGACGTGGGAGCCGTACGACGGCGCGGCAATAACCGGCACGGCGACAGCCGGTAACACACCCCCACACACCGAGGACGTATCGAGTGCATCGATTGAGGTCTCGGCAAATCCGGACTCGCTCGAGGCCGAACACCTCGCGACGAAGTTCGAGGTGGGAGAAACGGCGTCGCCCGGCGACTCTATCGAGGACGGCTTCGATGCCATCGGACGGGAGATTGCCGAAACGATCATCGAGGGCTACTTCCCACCGACGCAAACACAGTACACCCTCGAGTCGTCGCTGACTGAAACCGCCGTCACGCTGTACAACTACCGACAGCTGGCGGACGTCGTCGGCGTCGACATTGACGACTCTATCAGGGGACCCGACGCGAACGCAGCGCAAGCCAACCAGGTCCTTCTGGAAGGTGAAACCGCCGATGAAACGGGACTCGAGGACTTCGTTGCCGACGATTTACGTGATTCTCCTGCAGGCGAAGAGATCAGGAAGGCTTACGACGACCTGGATGAGTCGCCGAGTGACGACGAGACGGAGGCGTTCGAAGCAGTGTTCGATGAAACAATCGCGACCGATACGGTCGACGTCACGGTCCAAACGTGGGACTAA
- a CDS encoding DUF7286 family protein: MSENSRSRNERSFSIAERGHVPFAILAVLLLVSSVAAIAILEQRSEPRIDRDAELAMDRTETAAQSEFRTAVLEATHQAGGAPINSTAGSDVDAISSASDQSEAFRNYVKLLIYLEAADRLPTASQSVSHDTYSTVSVVPVSDAPDDGYIDPGEAIQRVDLEIGHYDDDVENGTVIATIQDVEFSAYAGGERVPAESRSITVSVGTPVFELNEKLIDYEAQLNAGFFEDGGLPNPTDPDGLGQELGVRLYPNAYMKASWNRFGAHPTNSPDDHDFEEVIHTDHTEVLTNQARFSIQEETFGTRDPYADRTMRPQYLCMALDVSTTVADVDLEIDLNDIVPSDNITFNEDLEDYVEQMEEGNESIGEHDNITVWINEELDFEEEVCDEGGLLNDWVFGDEATGDLPDVPPVSELLRDGIESMDVAEQEIELPVNDFSEASYLEYRLGSEDPIEYFEAEIDTIQNEIENEGGLVDEDVPNPSFDGEENYDASPHDIRDELYELSVTLDHDDPSVDRLPTPNSPGGSGWERTSLDRSVSDVSDVSVLIEPTGPGDEYVRDIYELEVEATTEVDASSYWVQRNETGAVIGTDSTATSRAVDIDVEFAIQSEYAFEAAGYYHESYDEFRVADDPIETDYDDHENVTFRTGARNAVTEVTGVSSYGTAESQLRSRLESTLDGTDPDTDNLGDVAIESVKERDGATLKTDDVLTSSERAEVLTALDEELEAVHNEFQDRWDEDPHSVKVGELTQTDETPPEQVKTHIQNNIETDLVDDGPYETPEEKARQQIRSAYFDRLYYWLDLADDDYNENVGQFDDTIDGATGGGVDGMNDALDFVQGFANADFNPEPEDLDGSPVHDDAQYEISGSPTYLTSVDIDRDRDPAIRGESETIMDTDSDAHHAPMAIQTDEFVPWPGSPALFYLPNKWYVTINSWTVDVRGEYARLEVSSTIGDPADSDRLTYVAEESPVYVDLSDDSSVQAGRNEAVDFETYTEVIVIMPGAVVQRGGPVPSVADGDFDATGMIYCSKTWESVGPEADIDYSDCNNLEDDSSLP; the protein is encoded by the coding sequence ATGTCAGAGAACTCTCGATCACGGAACGAACGATCGTTTTCGATAGCCGAACGGGGACACGTCCCGTTTGCAATACTCGCGGTACTGTTACTCGTCTCGAGTGTGGCGGCGATTGCCATCCTGGAGCAACGATCTGAGCCCAGAATCGACCGAGACGCCGAGTTGGCGATGGATCGAACCGAGACAGCCGCCCAGAGTGAATTTCGGACGGCTGTTCTCGAGGCGACACACCAGGCCGGTGGCGCGCCGATCAATTCTACCGCGGGGAGCGACGTCGACGCAATCTCCTCAGCGTCGGATCAATCCGAGGCCTTCCGAAACTACGTCAAGCTGTTGATCTATCTCGAGGCCGCCGATCGATTGCCCACTGCGAGTCAATCCGTAAGCCACGACACGTACTCGACCGTCTCGGTAGTGCCCGTCTCCGATGCCCCTGACGACGGGTACATCGATCCCGGCGAGGCGATCCAGCGAGTCGACCTCGAAATCGGCCACTACGATGACGACGTCGAGAACGGAACGGTCATTGCGACGATTCAGGATGTCGAATTCAGTGCCTACGCAGGCGGTGAGCGCGTCCCGGCAGAATCACGATCGATCACCGTTAGCGTCGGCACGCCGGTGTTCGAGCTGAACGAGAAATTGATCGACTACGAGGCGCAACTCAACGCAGGGTTCTTCGAGGACGGTGGCTTACCGAATCCGACAGACCCTGACGGGCTTGGACAGGAACTCGGCGTTCGGCTGTATCCGAACGCATACATGAAAGCATCGTGGAATCGGTTCGGGGCCCACCCGACCAACAGTCCAGACGATCACGACTTCGAAGAAGTGATCCATACGGACCATACCGAGGTACTCACGAATCAGGCACGCTTTTCGATCCAGGAGGAGACCTTCGGGACACGTGATCCCTACGCGGATCGAACGATGCGCCCACAGTATCTCTGTATGGCACTCGACGTTTCGACAACGGTTGCAGACGTCGACCTCGAGATAGATCTAAACGATATCGTTCCCAGTGATAATATAACGTTCAACGAAGACCTCGAAGACTATGTCGAACAGATGGAAGAAGGAAACGAGAGCATCGGCGAGCATGACAACATTACCGTCTGGATAAACGAGGAACTCGACTTCGAGGAGGAAGTCTGTGATGAGGGCGGGCTCCTCAACGACTGGGTTTTCGGCGACGAGGCGACCGGTGACCTCCCAGATGTGCCGCCCGTCTCGGAGTTGCTTCGCGACGGCATCGAAAGCATGGATGTCGCTGAGCAAGAGATCGAACTTCCTGTCAACGATTTTTCAGAAGCCTCGTATCTCGAGTATCGATTGGGGAGTGAGGACCCTATCGAGTACTTCGAAGCCGAGATAGACACTATTCAGAACGAGATAGAGAACGAGGGCGGACTGGTTGATGAGGACGTTCCAAATCCGTCATTCGACGGCGAGGAGAACTATGACGCAAGCCCGCACGATATTCGAGACGAACTCTACGAGTTGAGCGTCACGCTCGACCACGACGACCCCTCGGTCGACAGGCTCCCTACCCCGAATTCACCCGGTGGCAGTGGCTGGGAACGAACCTCACTCGATAGGAGCGTCTCAGACGTTTCGGATGTCTCCGTTTTGATCGAGCCCACTGGTCCCGGTGACGAGTACGTTCGCGATATCTACGAACTCGAGGTGGAAGCAACGACCGAGGTGGACGCATCGTCATACTGGGTGCAGCGCAACGAGACTGGCGCCGTGATCGGCACTGATTCCACAGCGACCTCGAGAGCCGTCGATATCGACGTCGAGTTCGCCATCCAGAGCGAGTATGCCTTTGAAGCCGCTGGATACTACCACGAGAGTTACGACGAGTTTCGAGTCGCCGACGACCCGATCGAGACGGATTACGACGATCACGAGAACGTGACGTTTCGTACGGGCGCCCGAAACGCAGTCACCGAGGTCACCGGTGTGAGTTCATACGGCACTGCTGAAAGCCAACTACGAAGCCGACTCGAGTCGACTCTCGACGGGACCGACCCCGACACCGATAATCTCGGTGACGTCGCAATCGAGAGTGTCAAAGAAAGAGACGGAGCAACGTTGAAAACTGACGATGTCCTCACCAGCAGTGAACGGGCCGAGGTACTCACGGCCCTCGATGAAGAACTCGAGGCGGTCCATAACGAATTCCAGGATCGGTGGGATGAAGACCCACACAGCGTCAAAGTTGGCGAGTTGACCCAGACAGACGAGACCCCTCCCGAGCAGGTCAAAACTCACATTCAGAACAACATCGAAACTGATCTCGTCGACGATGGGCCGTACGAAACGCCCGAAGAAAAAGCGAGACAGCAGATCCGAAGCGCCTACTTCGACCGATTATACTACTGGCTCGACCTAGCGGACGACGACTACAATGAAAACGTCGGACAGTTCGACGACACGATAGACGGCGCAACCGGCGGTGGCGTCGACGGGATGAACGACGCACTCGACTTCGTCCAGGGCTTTGCTAATGCCGACTTCAACCCCGAACCCGAGGACCTCGATGGCTCGCCAGTCCACGACGATGCCCAATATGAAATCTCCGGTTCGCCCACATATTTGACGTCGGTCGACATCGACCGCGACAGAGATCCAGCAATCCGTGGCGAATCGGAAACGATTATGGACACCGATAGTGATGCCCATCACGCTCCGATGGCGATCCAGACCGACGAATTCGTCCCATGGCCAGGTTCACCGGCGCTCTTTTACTTGCCAAACAAGTGGTACGTTACCATCAATTCCTGGACTGTCGACGTCAGAGGCGAGTACGCCCGCCTCGAGGTCAGTTCAACGATCGGAGATCCAGCCGACAGCGACCGACTGACGTACGTCGCCGAAGAGAGCCCAGTGTACGTCGACCTCTCCGACGACTCGAGCGTGCAGGCAGGTCGGAACGAAGCGGTCGATTTCGAGACGTACACCGAAGTCATCGTTATCATGCCTGGGGCGGTCGTGCAACGGGGTGGGCCTGTGCCGTCTGTTGCTGATGGTGATTTCGATGCTACTGGAATGATATATTGTTCAAAAACGTGGGAAAGCGTCGGACCCGAGGCAGATATTGATTACTCTGACTGTAACAATCTCGAAGACGACTCGTCCCTTCCTTAA